In Campylobacter vulpis, a genomic segment contains:
- a CDS encoding bacteriohemerythrin, which produces MLPKWDESFSVHNAKIDKQHKKLFELAAKVEMVSDKAVSKNDVKDLLAEFFNYMKDHFNDEEKYMHLINYPELEAHRKIHKEIIQTMINLIKDIKSTNDLKEKLYIVAKKWLLEHILYEDMKVQKWRSAGISDDGGGEVSFELSEDEDADKEQIYLYICDCEGKIHDVPYTIHQKMELQGKKFICKNCKQAIRFHKIQS; this is translated from the coding sequence ATGCTTCCAAAATGGGACGAGAGCTTTAGCGTTCATAATGCCAAAATAGACAAGCAGCATAAAAAACTTTTTGAATTAGCCGCTAAGGTTGAAATGGTATCAGATAAAGCCGTAAGTAAAAACGATGTCAAAGATTTACTTGCGGAATTTTTCAATTATATGAAAGATCATTTTAATGATGAAGAAAAATATATGCACCTTATCAACTACCCAGAACTTGAGGCACATCGCAAAATTCATAAAGAAATTATCCAAACAATGATCAATCTCATTAAAGACATTAAATCCACAAATGACCTTAAAGAAAAACTCTACATAGTTGCTAAAAAATGGCTTTTAGAACATATCTTGTATGAAGATATGAAAGTGCAAAAATGGCGAAGTGCAGGTATAAGTGATGATGGTGGCGGTGAAGTAAGCTTTGAGTTAAGCGAAGATGAAGATGCGGACAAGGAGCAAATTTATCTTTATATCTGCGACTGCGAGGGCAAAATTCACGATGTGCCTTACACAATCCATCAGAAAATGGAACTTCAAGGCAAAAAATTCATTTGTAAAAACTGCAAACAAGCAATTCGTTTCCACAAAATACAATCTTAA
- a CDS encoding sensor histidine kinase: MAKKVVWQILLIYLTTTGVFLTIFFSIWYEKLYEDLILIKGENLREIRRTIVVNIANNRFVPLEENAANIAKSAKIQFAIFDKEKVFFDNLDINYTKAKVRLKGRGISEGRVFFMAPMSLSEYYLGHSKERTESDEGLKILIQGEDVGKDLLLIKFEVLSFALFAFGILGLIAYILVKISLKPMEEKIETLNRFIKDSTHEINTPLSVILMSIEQLEKQNLEQSSKFLRIKLAAKTLHQIYSDLVFYNFSHTLSNEKESFNLSILIKERVEYFRLFFEQKRLCLRLDLKAHSLFYANKNQISKLIDNLLSNAIKYNKKGGKIAIILSENSLIIKDSGCGISKENLAHIFERYARFNENQGGFGIGLSLVKKICEENGILISCESKEGEGSAFRLEWELLT; the protein is encoded by the coding sequence ATGGCTAAAAAAGTGGTATGGCAAATTTTACTCATTTATCTTACGACCACTGGCGTTTTTTTGACCATTTTTTTTAGCATTTGGTATGAAAAACTTTATGAAGATTTAATCCTTATAAAAGGTGAGAATTTAAGAGAAATACGCCGCACCATAGTTGTCAATATCGCAAATAATCGCTTCGTCCCTTTAGAAGAAAATGCTGCAAATATCGCTAAAAGTGCGAAAATTCAATTTGCCATTTTTGATAAAGAAAAGGTTTTTTTTGATAATTTGGATATAAATTATACTAAAGCAAAAGTGAGACTTAAGGGCAGGGGCATTAGTGAGGGCAGGGTATTTTTTATGGCGCCAATGAGTTTAAGTGAGTATTATTTAGGACATAGTAAAGAACGCACGGAAAGTGATGAGGGGCTTAAAATTCTTATTCAAGGCGAAGATGTAGGTAAGGACTTGCTTTTGATTAAATTTGAAGTTTTGAGTTTTGCGTTGTTTGCTTTTGGAATTTTGGGGTTGATTGCTTATATTTTAGTTAAAATTTCCCTTAAACCTATGGAGGAAAAAATAGAAACGCTCAATCGTTTTATTAAAGATTCTACGCACGAGATTAATACGCCCTTAAGCGTGATTTTAATGAGCATAGAACAGCTTGAAAAGCAGAATTTGGAGCAAAGTTCCAAATTTTTACGCATTAAATTAGCTGCTAAAACCTTACATCAAATTTATTCTGATTTGGTTTTTTACAATTTTTCTCATACGCTTTCAAATGAAAAAGAAAGCTTTAATTTGAGCATTTTGATAAAGGAGAGAGTGGAGTATTTTAGATTATTTTTTGAACAAAAAAGGCTTTGTTTGAGACTCGATTTAAAAGCACATTCTCTTTTTTATGCAAATAAAAATCAAATTTCTAAACTCATCGATAATCTTTTAAGCAATGCGATAAAATATAATAAAAAAGGTGGGAAAATCGCTATCATTCTTAGTGAAAATTCTCTTATCATTAAAGATAGTGGTTGTGGAATTTCTAAAGAAAATTTGGCACATATTTTTGAGCGTTATGCAAGATTTAATGAAAATCAAGGAGGTTTTGGCATAGGGCTTTCTTTAGTGAAGAAAATTTGCGAAGAAAATGGCATTTTGATAAGTTGCGAGTCAAAAGAGGGTGAGGGGAGTGCTTTTAGACTTGAGTGGGAATTACTTACTTAA
- a CDS encoding dihydroneopterin aldolase, giving the protein MQSHIKIKLKFKCIIGILAKERVKKQKIIVKIKAKSDDFLDYAKVAKCVKNNYKEQKFQTIEDSLNFMGANLKELFPQIFYLKITTFKPKILKNAKVGASMRFIFKE; this is encoded by the coding sequence ATGCAAAGTCATATAAAAATCAAGCTTAAATTTAAGTGCATTATAGGAATTTTAGCTAAAGAGCGTGTCAAAAAACAAAAAATCATCGTTAAAATTAAGGCAAAAAGCGATGATTTTTTAGACTATGCTAAGGTTGCAAAATGCGTTAAGAACAACTATAAAGAGCAAAAATTTCAAACCATAGAAGATTCTTTAAATTTTATGGGTGCTAACTTAAAAGAACTTTTTCCTCAAATTTTTTACCTAAAAATCACAACTTTTAAACCAAAAATTCTCAAAAATGCTAAAGTTGGTGCTAGCATGCGGTTTATTTTTAAGGAGTAA
- the hemJ gene encoding protoporphyrinogen oxidase HemJ, with protein MTEWINEYYAWIKFVHYLSFVSWMAGLFYLPRLFVYHAENRQNEGFVSVVKVQERKLFWAISTPAMIVAIISGSLMLHAHKEVLMIGSGFMHAKLTCATLLIFYHIHNFFCLKALANGTSTKSGRYFRIYNEIPTLLFIIIALMMVVRPF; from the coding sequence ATGACAGAATGGATTAATGAGTATTATGCGTGGATTAAATTTGTGCATTATTTAAGTTTTGTTTCGTGGATGGCGGGACTTTTTTATTTGCCGCGACTTTTTGTATATCACGCAGAAAATAGACAGAACGAGGGCTTTGTAAGTGTGGTAAAGGTGCAAGAAAGAAAGCTTTTTTGGGCGATTAGCACTCCGGCTATGATTGTGGCTATTATTAGTGGAAGTTTGATGCTTCACGCACATAAGGAAGTTTTGATGATAGGCTCTGGTTTTATGCATGCGAAATTAACTTGTGCGACCTTGCTTATTTTTTACCATATCCATAATTTTTTCTGCCTTAAAGCCTTGGCAAATGGCACTTCGACAAAGAGCGGAAGATATTTTAGAATTTATAATGAAATTCCAACGCTTTTATTTATCATCATTGCTTTAATGATGGTTGTGCGTCCTTTTTAA
- the plsY gene encoding glycerol-3-phosphate 1-O-acyltransferase PlsY — MENLSIYALAYLLGSVPFGLILARIFAKVDIKNQGSKSIGATNVLRVVKQENPKLAKKLAIATIVLDFAKAFVPLMVLKFLNYDLNLLWSVAVLTIFGHCFSLYLFFEGGKGIATGAGAMAVLLPLEVLSAFIAWLIIGKVFKISSLASLMGLLAFIITSFVFNYDMPIIDTHAPVFIIAFIILYKHLPNIKRLLFKEECKVI; from the coding sequence ATGGAAAATTTAAGTATTTACGCTTTAGCTTATCTTCTAGGTTCTGTGCCTTTTGGCTTGATTTTAGCTAGAATTTTTGCTAAGGTCGATATTAAAAATCAAGGCTCAAAAAGCATAGGCGCAACAAATGTTTTAAGAGTTGTCAAGCAAGAAAATCCCAAACTTGCAAAAAAACTCGCCATAGCTACCATTGTGCTTGATTTTGCTAAAGCTTTTGTGCCTCTTATGGTGCTAAAATTCTTAAATTATGATTTAAATTTACTTTGGAGTGTAGCAGTTTTGACCATTTTTGGACACTGCTTTTCGCTTTATCTCTTTTTTGAAGGCGGAAAGGGTATAGCCACAGGAGCTGGAGCTATGGCTGTGCTTTTACCTTTAGAAGTTTTGAGTGCTTTTATAGCGTGGCTTATTATAGGAAAAGTTTTTAAAATTTCTTCTTTAGCCTCACTTATGGGACTTTTAGCCTTTATTATTACTTCTTTTGTGTTTAATTATGATATGCCCATCATAGACACTCACGCCCCTGTGTTTATCATCGCTTTTATCATACTTTATAAGCATTTACCCAATATCAAAAGATTACTTTTTAAAGAAGAATGCAAAGTCATATAA
- a CDS encoding coproporphyrinogen III oxidase family protein has product MNFFQNLALKYSHTMMQKALNNNLKVELLKEPQAKIAKEKSYMLYAHIPFCHTFCPYCSFHKYYYDENLAKNYFESLREELKIIKNKGFDFNAMYVGGGTTLIDEEELLKTLELCKKLFNIKEISCESDPNHIDPKKLSMFKGLIDRLSCGIQSFDDETLKKVARYHKFGSSEVLQEKISKALGILPIFSIDLIFNLPTQSKEQLLNDLRIAKKLSPQQITTYPLMKSNLTKDNIAKSLGVSFKDNEFEFYQIICEFFKDYTQNNAWSFSLEKNKLNDEYVSSHHEYLGVGSGAFSFLDGELLINAFNLNTYTTLIKEKQNANIAKAHFSQKERLKYVFLTEIFSGSIELTYFNHTLKCDLEKELFIELKALKICGAIYKEGDILRASKFGKYLFMVLMKDFYTGMDLVRAVFRDDARLKNKDFIDIMREDVDPLNAQNMEFKA; this is encoded by the coding sequence ATGAATTTCTTTCAAAATTTAGCACTCAAATATTCACACACTATGATGCAAAAAGCCCTTAACAATAATCTTAAAGTTGAGCTTTTAAAAGAACCTCAAGCAAAAATCGCTAAAGAAAAATCCTATATGCTTTATGCTCATATACCATTTTGTCATACTTTTTGTCCTTATTGTAGCTTTCATAAGTATTATTATGATGAAAATTTGGCTAAAAATTATTTTGAAAGTTTAAGAGAAGAACTTAAAATCATCAAAAATAAGGGCTTTGATTTTAATGCTATGTATGTGGGAGGCGGCACAACACTTATTGACGAAGAGGAGCTTTTAAAGACCTTAGAGCTTTGCAAAAAGCTTTTTAACATTAAAGAAATTTCTTGCGAAAGCGACCCAAATCACATTGATCCCAAAAAACTTTCAATGTTTAAAGGCTTAATTGATAGACTAAGTTGCGGGATACAAAGTTTTGATGATGAGACCTTAAAAAAGGTTGCAAGGTATCATAAATTTGGCTCTAGTGAAGTTTTACAAGAAAAAATTTCAAAAGCTTTGGGAATTTTACCCATTTTTAGCATTGATTTAATTTTCAATCTTCCTACTCAAAGCAAAGAACAACTTTTAAATGACCTAAGAATCGCTAAAAAATTATCTCCTCAACAAATCACAACCTATCCTTTAATGAAGTCAAATTTAACAAAAGATAATATAGCAAAATCCTTAGGCGTCAGCTTTAAAGACAATGAATTTGAGTTTTATCAAATTATTTGCGAATTTTTTAAAGATTATACGCAAAATAATGCTTGGAGCTTCTCCTTAGAAAAAAATAAATTAAATGATGAGTATGTTAGCTCACATCACGAGTATTTAGGAGTTGGTAGTGGAGCTTTTAGCTTTTTAGATGGTGAGCTTTTAATTAACGCTTTTAATCTTAATACCTACACTACTCTCATCAAAGAAAAGCAAAATGCTAACATTGCTAAAGCACATTTTAGCCAAAAAGAAAGGCTTAAATATGTCTTTTTGACTGAAATTTTTTCAGGAAGTATTGAACTAACTTACTTTAATCACACACTAAAGTGCGACCTAGAAAAAGAGCTTTTCATCGAGCTTAAGGCACTTAAAATATGCGGAGCAATTTACAAAGAGGGGGATATTTTAAGGGCTAGCAAATTTGGAAAATATCTTTTTATGGTTTTAATGAAAGATTTTTACACGGGAATGGATTTAGTAAGAGCTGTCTTTAGAGATGATGCTAGGCTTAAAAATAAAGATTTCATTGATATTATGCGTGAAGATGTCGATCCACTCAACGCACAAAATATGGAATTTAAAGCCTAA
- the lspA gene encoding signal peptidase II, protein MIKHYKIFWFFFILVFIFDQIVKILTLKGMRYQSEYLDLTFALNTGVAFSMLSFLEHYLKYLHLGILLILFAYLFWQKEFLKEHIVAFGLMLGAGCSNLLDRFIHGGVVDMFFWHKGFEFAIFNVADVMINLSVALILIKEFFLKRGKNDRMD, encoded by the coding sequence ATGATTAAGCATTATAAAATTTTTTGGTTTTTTTTCATTTTGGTTTTTATCTTTGACCAAATTGTAAAAATTTTAACCTTAAAAGGTATGCGTTATCAAAGTGAGTATTTAGACCTTACTTTTGCTTTAAATACGGGCGTTGCTTTTTCGATGCTGAGTTTTTTGGAGCATTATTTAAAGTATTTACATTTAGGAATTTTACTTATTCTTTTCGCTTATCTTTTTTGGCAAAAAGAATTTTTGAAAGAGCATATTGTGGCTTTTGGCTTGATGCTAGGAGCAGGGTGTTCGAATTTGCTTGATCGTTTTATCCACGGCGGAGTTGTGGATATGTTTTTTTGGCATAAGGGTTTTGAGTTTGCCATTTTTAATGTGGCTGATGTAATGATAAATCTTAGTGTTGCTTTGATTTTGATTAAAGAATTTTTTTTAAAAAGAGGTAAAAATGACAGAATGGATTAA
- the cmeU gene encoding CmeU family protein, with protein sequence MEKEQIVVNLKDFFAKREEFFQYFDTHLSKKENIDAFDFSKKNELNAEEVYKQFYHFDYAIRKLLPPLFKAYEINPSKDLKK encoded by the coding sequence ATGGAAAAAGAGCAAATTGTAGTAAATCTTAAGGATTTTTTCGCCAAAAGAGAGGAGTTTTTTCAATATTTTGACACTCATCTTAGCAAGAAAGAAAATATAGACGCTTTCGATTTTTCTAAGAAAAATGAACTTAATGCTGAAGAGGTTTATAAGCAATTTTATCATTTTGATTATGCGATAAGAAAGCTTCTGCCGCCACTTTTTAAGGCTTATGAAATCAACCCCTCTAAAGATTTAAAAAAATAA
- the glmM gene encoding phosphoglucosamine mutase gives MKLFGTDGVRGKAGEFLDSFLAMRLAMAAGIYFKDKAITNNILVGKDTRKSGYMIENAIVSGLTSIGYNVIQIGPMPTPAIAFLTEDMRCDAGIMISASHNAYFDNGIKFFDSHGNKLSEEIEEKIEQIYFDDKLLESSKVTMEQIGRAKRIDDVIGRYIVSIKNSFPKDLTLKSLRVVLDVAHGAAYKVAPTIFKELGAEVIVMSDTPNGLNINDNCGALHPANLAMEVKKLRADVGFAFDGDADRLVVVDEKGVVANGDSLLGVLALHLKEQGKLKSKVVATIMSNGALKEFLNKNGIELETCNVGDKFVLEKLKACGGNFGGEQSGHIIFSDYAKTGDGLIAALQFSALMLSKKKSASAVLGQIKPYPQLLHNLKISQKKDLNKLKGLKELKVELDKKGINSLFRYSGTENLIRLLLEAKDSKLLEKEMKGVEAFFRKVLND, from the coding sequence ATGAAACTTTTTGGAACGGACGGAGTTCGCGGCAAGGCGGGAGAGTTCTTAGATAGCTTTTTAGCGATGCGTTTAGCGATGGCGGCTGGAATTTATTTTAAAGATAAGGCGATTACAAATAATATTTTAGTCGGTAAAGATACAAGAAAAAGTGGCTATATGATAGAAAACGCCATAGTTTCAGGGCTTACCTCCATAGGCTATAATGTTATACAAATAGGACCTATGCCAACTCCTGCTATCGCTTTTTTAACGGAGGATATGCGTTGTGATGCGGGGATTATGATTTCAGCTTCTCATAATGCTTATTTTGATAACGGCATAAAATTTTTTGACTCGCACGGTAATAAGCTCAGTGAAGAGATAGAGGAAAAAATCGAACAAATTTATTTTGATGATAAATTACTTGAAAGCTCGAAAGTTACAATGGAGCAAATTGGCAGAGCAAAGAGAATTGATGATGTGATAGGGCGTTATATTGTAAGTATTAAAAATTCTTTTCCTAAAGATTTGACTTTAAAATCTTTAAGAGTTGTGCTTGATGTCGCACACGGAGCAGCTTATAAGGTCGCACCGACTATTTTTAAGGAGCTTGGTGCGGAGGTGATTGTGATGAGTGATACGCCTAATGGGCTTAATATTAATGATAATTGTGGTGCGTTGCACCCTGCAAATTTAGCTATGGAGGTTAAAAAACTCCGTGCTGATGTGGGCTTTGCGTTTGATGGAGATGCGGATAGGCTTGTCGTAGTCGATGAAAAGGGCGTTGTGGCAAATGGTGATAGTTTGCTGGGTGTTTTAGCTCTACATCTCAAAGAGCAAGGTAAGTTAAAGTCTAAAGTTGTGGCGACTATTATGAGTAATGGGGCATTGAAGGAGTTTTTAAATAAAAATGGCATAGAGCTTGAAACTTGCAATGTTGGCGATAAATTCGTGCTTGAAAAGCTTAAGGCTTGCGGGGGGAATTTTGGCGGAGAGCAAAGCGGACATATTATCTTTAGCGATTATGCTAAGACAGGCGATGGACTTATTGCTGCACTTCAGTTTTCTGCTCTAATGCTTTCAAAGAAAAAAAGCGCAAGTGCTGTCTTAGGACAAATTAAGCCTTATCCTCAACTTTTACATAATCTTAAAATCTCTCAAAAGAAAGATTTAAATAAGCTTAAAGGCTTAAAAGAGCTTAAAGTAGAGCTTGATAAAAAGGGTATCAATAGTCTTTTTCGCTATTCTGGCACGGAAAATTTAATCCGCTTATTGCTGGAGGCAAAGGATAGCAAACTTTTAGAAAAAGAGATGAAAGGCGTGGAGGCTTTTTTTAGGAAAGTTTTAAATGATTAA
- the dccR gene encoding two-component system response regulator DccR, whose translation MSARILVLEDDLSLGEIIQEYLSEEGYEITLCDNAKEALDLAYERNYDLWILDVKVPLGDGFSLLKELREANRQTPCIFMTSLNTTDDLKQGFSVGCDDYIKKPFELAELSLRVEALLKRSFFHKNEDYEDLGDGLKFSFKNQILYKDDKALTLPSKEIKLLTLLLQNKNHFLSIEEIFDKLWEYDEEPSELSLRAYVKNLRKILGKDKIINQRGRGYRYG comes from the coding sequence GTGTCGGCTAGAATTTTAGTATTAGAAGATGATTTAAGTTTGGGTGAGATTATACAAGAATATTTAAGCGAGGAAGGCTATGAAATCACGCTTTGCGATAATGCTAAAGAAGCACTTGATTTAGCTTATGAGAGAAATTATGACCTTTGGATTTTAGATGTTAAAGTGCCTTTAGGAGATGGTTTTTCTTTGCTAAAAGAATTAAGAGAGGCAAATAGGCAAACTCCTTGCATTTTTATGACTTCTTTGAATACCACAGATGATTTAAAACAAGGCTTTAGTGTAGGTTGTGATGATTATATTAAAAAGCCTTTTGAATTAGCCGAGCTTTCTTTACGCGTAGAGGCTTTACTTAAACGCTCTTTTTTTCATAAAAATGAGGATTATGAAGATTTAGGAGATGGACTTAAATTTAGCTTTAAAAATCAAATTTTATATAAAGATGATAAAGCCTTAACCCTACCAAGTAAGGAAATTAAACTTTTAACCTTACTCTTGCAAAATAAAAATCATTTTTTAAGCATAGAAGAAATTTTTGATAAGCTTTGGGAGTATGATGAAGAGCCTAGTGAGCTTAGTCTTAGAGCTTATGTAAAAAATTTGCGTAAAATTCTAGGCAAAGATAAAATCATTAATCAGCGAGGCAGAGGCTACCGCTATGGCTAA
- the flgL gene encoding flagellar hook-associated protein FlgL has translation MRVTNKLNFTNSIQNTMSGASALNKLSMQLSSGMKIQDSYEDASIYIDNTRLEYELKTLEQIKEATSSAKEMTANSMKALQDMVKLLENFKVKVTQAASDSNSQTSREAIAKELEKIKEQIVQLANTSINGQYLFAGAQLNHKPFDSKGNYFGDKNNVNVVTGAGTESPYNIPGFDLFFKADGDYQKQITTNESFTDNRYDLNKNPDKKQYLKGDNLWQDLIGLGYVKDKNLEIDKDFEQEDTRLEFPPTTLYVQGVKPDGQSFKSAVLVNPTDKMEDVLEKIGNLYGNTATEKVVDVTINDSGQIQIRDLKEGNNKLDFHAVAYTPQFDDKTEMQEIETAMQAAQPPLSKDDLTNLVMEAAIGNPARPITDLQSPVQVTINNQQFEIDLHQTDFINSKMTDSAGNATNGADYDNTFFEKHGNSVIGNVSQVIQGTNAYATDSTKLSEVMSGNAMDSTLNLTVNSKGGNTYNVTVNLQNSTVSFLDPANPNQNITFPITHTNPATGNSGVVTPPNEITYRQLNDIIGMFASDQVPTQSIHPNNGQINANQYDTLQKLMSDSKSTVNVTMDYRGRISVTDKLSTGTNIGVSLSDSQSGQFPQPPYNHTANQVAGPDFSFNANNSLVIDEPNVDVIKDLDLMIEAVLSGNMRANADGDNPRNTGMQGALERLDHLSDHINKLNTTMGAYHNNIDNVNTRVTFLSVNVQTLKTKVNDADYGETLINLMQTQLAYQASMKATTTISQLSLLNYM, from the coding sequence ATGAGAGTTACAAATAAACTTAATTTTACAAACTCCATTCAAAATACGATGAGCGGTGCTTCTGCTTTAAATAAACTTAGTATGCAACTTAGCTCAGGCATGAAAATACAAGATTCTTACGAAGATGCTAGCATTTACATCGATAATACGCGCCTTGAGTATGAACTAAAAACTCTAGAGCAAATTAAAGAGGCGACAAGTTCAGCTAAAGAGATGACTGCAAATAGTATGAAAGCCTTGCAGGATATGGTGAAATTGCTAGAAAATTTCAAGGTTAAAGTAACTCAAGCTGCAAGTGATAGTAATTCTCAAACCTCCCGTGAAGCCATAGCTAAAGAGTTAGAAAAGATAAAAGAGCAAATCGTTCAACTTGCAAATACGAGCATTAATGGGCAATACCTTTTCGCAGGAGCCCAGCTCAATCACAAGCCTTTTGACTCTAAGGGCAATTATTTTGGTGATAAAAATAATGTCAATGTCGTAACGGGTGCGGGGACGGAAAGTCCTTATAATATCCCTGGATTTGATTTATTTTTCAAAGCTGATGGAGATTATCAAAAGCAAATTACGACTAATGAAAGCTTTACGGATAATAGATATGATTTAAATAAGAATCCTGATAAAAAGCAGTATTTAAAGGGGGATAATTTATGGCAGGATTTAATCGGGCTTGGCTACGTGAAAGATAAAAATTTAGAAATTGATAAAGACTTTGAGCAAGAGGACACTAGGCTTGAATTTCCACCAACCACCCTTTATGTGCAAGGGGTCAAGCCTGATGGGCAGAGCTTTAAATCTGCTGTTTTGGTTAATCCTACGGATAAAATGGAAGATGTGCTAGAAAAAATTGGCAATTTATATGGTAATACTGCCACTGAAAAAGTAGTCGATGTAACGATTAACGATAGTGGTCAAATTCAAATAAGAGACTTAAAAGAGGGCAATAATAAGCTTGATTTTCACGCAGTAGCTTACACTCCGCAGTTTGACGATAAAACAGAAATGCAAGAAATAGAAACTGCAATGCAAGCGGCTCAACCTCCTTTAAGTAAAGACGATTTAACAAATTTGGTTATGGAAGCAGCCATAGGCAATCCAGCAAGACCTATCACAGACCTACAATCTCCTGTTCAAGTAACGATAAATAACCAGCAATTTGAAATCGACCTACATCAAACCGATTTTATCAACTCCAAAATGACGGATAGTGCAGGAAATGCGACAAATGGAGCGGACTATGATAATACCTTTTTTGAAAAGCACGGAAATTCTGTTATAGGTAATGTTTCTCAAGTCATACAAGGCACAAATGCCTACGCCACAGATAGCACAAAGCTAAGTGAGGTAATGTCGGGTAATGCTATGGACTCCACTTTAAATTTAACCGTCAATTCAAAGGGTGGAAATACCTACAATGTAACGGTTAATTTGCAAAATTCAACCGTAAGTTTTCTAGACCCTGCTAATCCTAATCAAAATATCACCTTTCCTATCACGCATACAAATCCAGCCACAGGAAATAGCGGTGTCGTAACCCCACCAAATGAGATAACTTATAGACAGCTTAATGACATCATAGGAATGTTTGCAAGCGATCAAGTGCCAACGCAAAGCATACATCCAAATAATGGGCAAATTAATGCAAATCAATATGACACCCTGCAAAAACTTATGAGCGATTCTAAATCAACTGTAAATGTTACGATGGATTATCGTGGGCGTATTAGCGTTACAGATAAACTTTCAACAGGCACGAATATAGGCGTTTCTCTAAGCGACTCACAAAGCGGACAATTTCCACAGCCTCCTTACAATCATACGGCAAATCAGGTTGCGGGACCGGATTTTTCCTTTAATGCAAATAATTCTTTGGTGATTGATGAGCCTAATGTTGATGTGATTAAGGATTTAGATTTAATGATAGAGGCAGTTTTAAGTGGAAATATGAGAGCTAATGCAGACGGAGATAATCCTAGAAACACAGGTATGCAAGGCGCACTTGAGAGGCTTGACCACTTAAGCGACCACATAAATAAGCTTAATACTACTATGGGTGCGTATCATAATAATATAGACAATGTCAATACACGCGTAACTTTTTTAAGCGTGAATGTGCAAACACTTAAAACAAAAGTTAATGATGCAGATTATGGGGAAACTTTAATCAACTTAATGCAAACGCAACTAGCCTATCAAGCCTCGATGAAAGCGACCACGACCATATCTCAACTAAGCTTGTTAAATTATATGTAA